One genomic segment of Synergistaceae bacterium includes these proteins:
- a CDS encoding SDR family oxidoreductase → MNNIFSLDNKKILITGASSGIGRATAIMCSQMGAELIITGRNQERLAETFNALEGSNHEKICADISIQSEIDKLIDSSPQLDGLVNNAGILNLLPVDFITRDKLENFLNINTYAPITLFTGLIKKRKIKKGASVVFTSSLAGNFITAAGHALYSASKAAICGFAKNAALEMAARKIRVNCVCPGMIETNLIHDDKITPEMLANDMKRYPLKRYGKPEEVAAGIIYLLSDASSFTTGINLIIDGGLLLT, encoded by the coding sequence ATGAATAACATATTCAGTCTCGATAACAAAAAAATTTTAATCACAGGTGCGTCATCAGGAATCGGGCGGGCTACGGCTATAATGTGCTCTCAAATGGGCGCAGAGTTAATAATCACAGGCAGGAATCAAGAAAGGCTTGCAGAAACTTTTAACGCGCTCGAAGGCAGTAATCACGAAAAAATTTGCGCAGATATTTCTATTCAGTCAGAAATTGATAAATTAATTGACTCATCTCCCCAACTTGACGGACTTGTGAATAATGCCGGGATTCTTAATTTATTGCCGGTTGACTTTATCACGCGCGATAAACTAGAAAATTTCTTGAACATAAATACTTATGCACCAATAACGCTTTTTACTGGTCTGATAAAGAAACGCAAGATCAAAAAAGGTGCGTCCGTCGTCTTCACAAGCTCACTTGCAGGAAATTTTATCACTGCTGCGGGACATGCTTTATATTCTGCGTCAAAAGCTGCTATATGCGGTTTTGCGAAAAATGCTGCTCTCGAAATGGCCGCGCGCAAAATCCGTGTTAATTGCGTGTGTCCGGGAATGATCGAGACTAATTTAATTCATGATGACAAAATTACTCCCGAAATGCTCGCAAATGATATGAAACGTTATCCCCTCAAGCGTTATGGCAAGCCTGAAGAAGTCGCAGCTGGCATTATTTATTTACTCTCTGACGCATCAAGTTTCACGACAGGAATTAATTTAATCATTGACGGAGGACTCTTATTGACATGA
- a CDS encoding SDR family NAD(P)-dependent oxidoreductase: MNPFNLTGKKILITGASSGIGRAAAVLCSQMGAELIITGRNKCELDKTFANLEGNNHEKICADLLGGGGHLDRTGFTARRSCK; the protein is encoded by the coding sequence ATGAACCCGTTTAACTTAACCGGCAAAAAAATTTTAATCACAGGCGCGTCATCAGGGATCGGGCGGGCTGCTGCTGTTTTGTGCTCTCAAATGGGCGCAGAGTTAATAATAACCGGCCGCAATAAATGTGAACTCGATAAAACTTTTGCAAATCTCGAAGGCAATAATCACGAAAAAATTTGCGCAGATTTACTAGGGGGGGGGGGGCATCTTGATAGAACTGGTTTCACGGCTCGACGGTCTTGTAAGTAA